A part of Streptomyces sp. NBC_01210 genomic DNA contains:
- a CDS encoding SpoIIE family protein phosphatase, giving the protein MSEIPETASGVVWQSSPPGSIYDYIKVASFSIGPDGLVDQWSRRAVDLFGITPDEVRGKDPIEVFMPAELRPRGHRKVAEILDGKEWTGLVPFRMPGRGGAHGIAEVYVMPSETERGERAALCIVVDVRALRRIETDLAASQAIFGQSPFGFLLFGTDLTVQRANQRFATVFGGSADDHRGRTVHDYLSRPEAERMNASLRRVLETGESAIDLQIVGSAPGSADRRHWSINLYRVHSGSGHPIGVAGLGTDVTRRQIAAREAASARRNLALLNEASARIGNSLDLETTARELLDVAVPGFCDLASVDLYLGLLTGDEAPPGRADGSAELRRVAFASAVSDAPLVTTPGCRSEGSTPTAVGEVHRYPFNSPCASALRTARVQAIPGEEGTLVQSTLAVPMVAHDTVVGLVQFSRTKGSEPFGERDRALASELAARAAVCIDNARLYRREHERALILQRSLLPPGDPEAAGLDIACRYLPGNTATEVGGDWFDVIELPGHRTALVVGDVMGRGLRAAVAMGELRTAVRTLALLDLEPAEVLSALDEIARGLGSPSGAQQASRVAHKSRDADLSEVYLATCVYAVYDPVTRRCTFANAGHLPPVLVEPGEEALLLDVPPGMPLGVGGEPFEEVEVELPEGALLALYTDGLVESRDHPLDEGLRAFRTALTDPSRPAPGHHPSTTALRADPSRSLEDVCDHVLNTLDTRHGEDDIALLMARVQGLPTEAVGDWRLPREPRSVGRARELARAQLITWGLEALVDTVELLVSELVTNALRYGEDEIRLRLLRDRTLVCEVWDAGLVQPRRRRARDTDEGGRGLQLVGLLSAAWGSRRTPRGKTVWFELALPDGDSMAEPTVEQLLSMF; this is encoded by the coding sequence GTGAGCGAAATACCTGAGACGGCGAGTGGTGTCGTATGGCAGAGCAGCCCGCCTGGCTCGATCTATGACTACATCAAGGTTGCCTCTTTCTCGATCGGCCCCGACGGGCTGGTCGACCAGTGGAGTCGGCGTGCCGTCGACCTCTTCGGCATCACCCCTGACGAGGTCAGGGGCAAGGACCCGATCGAGGTCTTCATGCCGGCAGAGCTGCGCCCGCGCGGGCACCGCAAGGTGGCCGAGATACTCGACGGCAAGGAGTGGACCGGCCTGGTCCCTTTCCGTATGCCGGGTCGGGGCGGCGCGCACGGCATAGCCGAGGTCTATGTGATGCCGAGTGAAACGGAGCGTGGCGAGAGAGCTGCGCTCTGCATCGTCGTCGACGTCCGCGCGCTGCGCCGGATCGAAACTGATCTCGCCGCTTCGCAGGCTATTTTCGGCCAATCTCCTTTTGGCTTCCTCCTCTTCGGTACGGATCTCACGGTGCAGCGCGCCAACCAGCGCTTCGCCACCGTGTTCGGGGGCTCCGCCGACGACCACCGCGGGCGCACCGTCCACGACTATCTCTCCCGCCCCGAGGCGGAGCGGATGAACGCCTCCCTGCGCCGCGTACTGGAGACCGGCGAATCCGCCATCGACCTCCAGATCGTCGGGAGTGCCCCGGGCAGCGCGGACCGCAGGCACTGGTCGATCAATCTCTACCGGGTGCACAGCGGATCCGGTCACCCCATCGGTGTCGCCGGACTGGGCACCGATGTCACCCGCCGCCAAATCGCCGCTCGCGAGGCCGCGAGCGCCCGGCGCAATCTCGCGCTCCTCAACGAGGCGAGCGCCCGCATCGGCAACTCCCTCGACCTGGAGACCACCGCCCGCGAACTCCTCGACGTCGCCGTCCCCGGCTTCTGCGACCTCGCCTCGGTCGACCTCTACCTGGGGCTCCTCACCGGCGACGAGGCCCCGCCCGGACGGGCCGACGGCAGCGCCGAGCTGCGCCGGGTCGCCTTCGCCAGCGCCGTCTCCGACGCTCCGCTGGTGACCACCCCCGGCTGCAGGTCCGAGGGCAGCACCCCGACCGCCGTCGGCGAGGTCCACCGCTATCCCTTCAACTCGCCCTGCGCGAGCGCACTGCGCACCGCCCGGGTCCAGGCGATCCCGGGCGAGGAAGGCACCCTCGTCCAATCCACGCTCGCGGTGCCGATGGTGGCGCACGACACCGTCGTCGGGCTTGTGCAGTTCTCCCGTACGAAGGGCAGCGAGCCCTTCGGTGAACGGGACCGGGCGCTCGCCAGCGAGCTCGCCGCCCGCGCCGCGGTCTGTATCGACAACGCCCGGCTCTACCGCAGGGAGCACGAGCGGGCGCTGATCCTTCAGCGCAGCCTGCTCCCGCCCGGCGACCCGGAGGCCGCAGGACTCGACATCGCCTGCCGCTATCTCCCGGGCAATACGGCCACCGAGGTCGGCGGAGACTGGTTCGACGTCATCGAACTTCCCGGCCACCGCACCGCCCTGGTCGTGGGCGATGTGATGGGCCGCGGTCTGCGGGCCGCCGTCGCCATGGGCGAACTGCGCACTGCGGTACGGACCTTGGCGCTGCTGGACCTGGAGCCCGCGGAAGTACTCTCCGCGCTCGACGAGATCGCCCGCGGCCTCGGCAGCCCCAGCGGCGCCCAGCAGGCCTCCCGTGTCGCCCACAAATCCCGCGACGCCGACCTCTCCGAGGTCTATCTCGCGACCTGTGTCTACGCCGTCTACGACCCGGTCACCCGACGCTGCACCTTCGCCAACGCCGGCCATCTGCCGCCCGTCCTCGTCGAACCGGGGGAGGAGGCGCTGCTGCTCGACGTGCCGCCGGGGATGCCGCTCGGCGTGGGCGGCGAGCCCTTCGAGGAGGTGGAGGTAGAGCTCCCGGAGGGCGCCCTCCTCGCGCTCTACACCGACGGGCTCGTCGAATCCCGGGACCACCCGCTCGACGAGGGCCTGCGCGCCTTCCGGACCGCGCTCACCGATCCCTCCCGCCCGGCGCCCGGTCACCACCCCTCGACGACGGCGCTGCGCGCCGACCCCTCCCGTTCCCTGGAAGACGTCTGTGACCATGTGCTGAACACTCTCGACACCCGGCACGGCGAGGACGACATCGCCCTGCTCATGGCCCGCGTCCAGGGGCTGCCCACGGAGGCGGTCGGCGACTGGCGGCTGCCGCGTGAGCCCCGCTCGGTGGGGCGGGCCCGCGAGCTGGCCCGCGCCCAGCTGATCACCTGGGGCCTCGAAGCGTTGGTGGACACGGTCGAGCTGCTCGTCAGTGAACTGGTCACCAACGCCCTGCGGTACGGCGAGGACGAAATTCGGCTGCGCCTGCTGCGCGACCGCACCCTTGTCTGCGAAGTGTGGGACGCCGGCCTCGTGCAGCCCAGGCGCCGACGGGCCCGCGACACCGACGAGGGCGGCCGAGGACTGCAGCTCGTCGGACTGCTGAGCGCGGCCTGGGGCTCGCGCCGGACCCCGCGTGGCAAGACGGTCTGGTTCGAACTCGCCCTGCCCGACGGTGACTCGATGGCCGAGCCCACCGTCGAGCAGCTGCTCAGCATGTTCTGA
- a CDS encoding TPM domain-containing protein — MTRIAARLLLAVLVAACWLVVPTARCALADDPVGLSREGRITDRVGGLGDRKPQVAQPVPASASTPGEADPGGSDAAGTGADLVLPIAVVGGAVAIAAYSYAKRRKRSATRTTPQGGQEGWGTPQHPQPPLPELDARAKQTLVDTDDALRTSQEELGFATAQFGEAAAKPFNDAVEYAKNELAAAFRLRQQLDDACPEDAATRRRMLDEIIARCTAANRRLDAESEDFDRLRALEQNAQQALATAGAAYTDLSGRAVTAEATLGMMRERYAASAAAPVASNVEQAKDRLVFAKTGLDRAGQAVDASDTGTAAVQIRAAEGAVAQARRLIESVDRRAQELAEAAGKLPGALIGTDTDLAEARGLLKDTSEGVSTADLQGRIARAAKVAAEVHGEQETGSYDPIDALRRVEEADAALDEALAGARENEQGARRARALLDQAMLGARSTIGAAADYITTHRGAVGSEARTRLAEAERRLERAVELAGSGGSGDSGGSGGSGDPRGGPAEAQQADALARRAQNLAEEDVRAYGNPFGPGGVQGAGNARGGLGGAVLGGIILGGLFDGGGRGGGYGGGSGGEGGGGFGGGPARFGGGGTRGRLGGGRF; from the coding sequence GTGACGCGAATAGCCGCCAGGCTCCTGCTCGCCGTACTGGTGGCGGCGTGCTGGCTGGTCGTGCCCACCGCTCGATGCGCCCTCGCCGACGACCCCGTCGGCCTGTCCCGCGAGGGTCGGATCACCGACCGGGTCGGGGGTCTGGGCGACCGGAAGCCGCAGGTCGCGCAGCCCGTGCCCGCTTCCGCCAGCACCCCGGGCGAGGCCGATCCGGGCGGAAGCGACGCTGCCGGGACGGGGGCAGATCTGGTGCTGCCGATCGCGGTCGTCGGCGGGGCCGTCGCGATCGCGGCCTACAGCTACGCCAAGCGCAGGAAGCGGAGCGCGACCCGCACCACACCGCAGGGCGGCCAGGAGGGCTGGGGCACGCCGCAGCATCCACAGCCACCGCTGCCCGAACTCGACGCCCGGGCCAAGCAGACTCTTGTCGACACCGACGACGCGCTGCGCACCAGCCAGGAGGAACTCGGCTTCGCCACCGCCCAGTTCGGCGAGGCGGCTGCCAAGCCCTTCAACGACGCGGTGGAGTACGCGAAGAACGAGCTGGCGGCGGCTTTCCGGCTGCGTCAGCAGCTGGACGACGCCTGCCCGGAGGACGCCGCGACCCGCCGGCGGATGCTCGACGAAATCATCGCGCGGTGTACGGCCGCCAACCGGCGACTGGACGCGGAGTCCGAGGACTTCGACCGGCTGCGCGCCCTGGAGCAGAACGCGCAGCAGGCCCTCGCCACCGCCGGCGCCGCCTATACCGATCTCAGCGGACGCGCCGTCACGGCGGAGGCCACTCTCGGCATGATGCGTGAGCGGTATGCCGCCTCCGCCGCCGCGCCCGTCGCGAGCAATGTCGAGCAGGCCAAGGACCGGCTGGTCTTCGCGAAGACCGGTCTCGACCGGGCCGGCCAGGCGGTCGACGCTTCCGACACGGGCACGGCCGCCGTGCAGATACGGGCCGCGGAGGGTGCCGTCGCGCAGGCGAGGAGGCTCATCGAGTCCGTGGACCGGCGGGCGCAGGAGCTCGCGGAGGCGGCCGGCAAGCTGCCCGGCGCGCTCATCGGGACGGACACGGACCTGGCCGAGGCGCGTGGGCTGCTGAAGGACACCTCGGAAGGGGTCTCGACGGCCGACCTCCAGGGGCGTATCGCGCGGGCCGCGAAGGTGGCCGCGGAGGTACACGGGGAGCAGGAGACGGGTTCGTACGACCCGATCGACGCGCTGCGCCGGGTCGAGGAGGCGGATGCCGCGCTCGACGAGGCACTGGCGGGGGCGCGCGAGAACGAGCAGGGGGCGCGGCGGGCCCGTGCACTGCTCGATCAGGCGATGCTCGGCGCGCGTTCCACGATCGGTGCGGCCGCCGACTACATCACCACGCATCGCGGAGCGGTCGGCAGCGAGGCACGGACGCGGCTGGCGGAGGCGGAGCGGCGGCTGGAGCGGGCGGTTGAGCTGGCCGGGTCGGGGGGTTCCGGGGACTCGGGCGGCTCGGGTGGTTCCGGTGATCCGCGGGGCGGGCCGGCCGAGGCCCAGCAGGCTGACGCTCTGGCGCGGCGGGCGCAGAACCTGGCCGAAGAAGACGTGCGGGCATATGGGAACCCCTTCGGGCCGGGCGGTGTACAAGGAGCAGGAAATGCGAGGGGCGGTCTCGGGGGCGCGGTGCTCGGCGGGATCATCCTCGGCGGACTGTTCGACGGCGGAGGAAGGGGCGGGGGGTATGGCGGGGGTTCGGGAGGGGAAGGTGGAGGAGGCTTCGGCGGCGGGCCCGCCCGTTTCGGCGGCGGGGGCACCCGCGGCCGCCTCGGCGGCGGCCGCTTCTGA
- a CDS encoding succinate dehydrogenase/fumarate reductase iron-sulfur subunit, whose product MSSYKAAFRVWRGDADGGALEDFAVEVNDGEVVLDIIHRLQATQASDLAVRWNCKAGKCGSCSAEINGRPRLMCMTRMSVFSREETITVTPLRAFPVVRDLVTDVSFNYAKAREVPSFVPPPGVKAGDYRMQQMDVDRSQEFRKCIECFLCQDTCHVVRDHEENKAAFAGPRFLMRVAELDMHPLDAAAEAGLDRKKSAQDEHGLGYCNITKCCTEVCPEGIKITDNALIPLKERAVDRKYDPLVWLGSKIKRRGAAD is encoded by the coding sequence GTGAGCAGCTACAAAGCGGCCTTCAGGGTCTGGCGCGGTGATGCGGACGGCGGGGCGCTGGAGGACTTCGCCGTCGAGGTGAACGACGGTGAGGTCGTCCTCGACATCATCCACCGCCTCCAGGCCACCCAGGCCTCCGATCTCGCGGTCCGCTGGAACTGCAAGGCGGGCAAATGCGGTTCGTGCAGCGCCGAGATCAACGGCCGGCCGCGGCTGATGTGCATGACCCGGATGTCGGTCTTCTCACGCGAGGAGACGATCACGGTGACGCCACTGCGGGCGTTCCCTGTGGTGCGGGACCTGGTCACGGATGTGTCCTTCAACTACGCGAAGGCACGGGAGGTGCCCTCCTTTGTGCCGCCGCCGGGGGTGAAGGCGGGTGACTACCGGATGCAGCAGATGGATGTGGACCGCTCGCAGGAGTTCCGCAAGTGCATCGAGTGCTTCCTGTGCCAGGACACCTGTCATGTGGTGCGCGACCACGAGGAGAACAAGGCCGCGTTCGCGGGTCCGCGTTTCCTGATGCGGGTGGCGGAGCTGGACATGCATCCGCTGGACGCGGCGGCCGAAGCGGGCCTGGACCGCAAGAAGTCCGCCCAGGACGAGCACGGGCTGGGGTACTGCAACATCACGAAGTGCTGTACGGAGGTGTGCCCCGAGGGCATCAAGATCACGGACAATGCGCTGATCCCGCTGAAGGAACGGGCGGTGGACCGTAAGTACGACCCGCTGGTGTGGCTGGGCAGCAAGATCAAGCGCCGCGGGGCGGCTGACTAG
- a CDS encoding fumarate reductase/succinate dehydrogenase flavoprotein subunit: MTQLERQQWDVVVVGAGGAGLRAAIEARERGARTAVICKSLFGKAHTVMAEGGIAASMGNVNAGDNWKVHFRDTMRGGKFLNQWRMAELHAREAPDRVWELETWGALFDRTADGKISQRNFGGHEYPRLAHVGDRTGLELIRTLQQKIVSLQQEDKEEFGDYEARLKVFQECTVTRVLKDGDRVSGTFCYERESGRFFVLEAPSVVLSTGGIGKSFKVTSNSWEYTGDGHALALLAGAPLLNMEFVQFHPTGMVWPPSVKGILVTESVRGDGGVLRNSEGKRFMFDYVPDVFKEKYAQSEEEGDRWYEDPDHNRRPPELLPRDEVARAINSEVKAGRGSPHGGVFLDVSTRMPAEVIRRRLPSMYHQFKELADVDITAEAMEVGPTCHYVMGGIAVESDTAAAVGVPGLFAAGEVAGGMHGSNRLGGNSLSDLLVFGRRAGLHAAEYAQGLGERPAVEEVQIDEAAAEALRPFSAEGPQPGEENGRPPENPYTLHQELQQTMNDLVGIIRRGAEMEQALEKLADLRVRARRAGVEGHRQFNPGWHLSLDLRNMLLVSECIARAALERTESRGGHTREDCPTMERDWRRVNLLCQLIDPTGGLAATDPVRGQIALVRKMTEPIRSDLLALFEKEELVKYLAEEELYE, encoded by the coding sequence ATGACGCAACTCGAACGACAGCAGTGGGACGTCGTGGTGGTGGGTGCGGGCGGCGCGGGCCTGCGCGCCGCCATCGAGGCGCGCGAGCGGGGCGCCCGTACTGCGGTGATCTGCAAGTCCCTCTTCGGCAAGGCCCACACAGTGATGGCCGAGGGCGGCATCGCCGCCTCCATGGGCAATGTGAACGCCGGCGACAACTGGAAGGTGCACTTCCGCGACACCATGCGCGGCGGAAAGTTCCTCAACCAGTGGCGGATGGCGGAGCTGCACGCGCGCGAGGCGCCCGACCGGGTCTGGGAGCTGGAGACCTGGGGCGCGCTCTTCGACCGTACGGCCGACGGGAAGATCTCCCAGCGCAACTTCGGCGGGCACGAATACCCGCGCCTGGCGCATGTCGGCGACCGTACCGGCCTGGAGCTGATCCGCACCCTGCAGCAGAAGATCGTCTCGCTGCAGCAGGAGGACAAGGAAGAATTCGGGGACTACGAAGCCCGGTTGAAGGTCTTCCAGGAGTGCACGGTCACGCGCGTGCTGAAGGACGGGGACAGGGTCTCCGGCACCTTCTGCTACGAGCGCGAGTCCGGGCGCTTCTTCGTTCTCGAGGCGCCGTCCGTGGTGCTGTCCACCGGCGGCATCGGCAAGTCCTTCAAGGTGACGTCGAACTCCTGGGAGTACACCGGCGACGGGCACGCGCTCGCGCTGCTGGCCGGCGCGCCGCTGCTCAATATGGAGTTTGTGCAGTTCCATCCGACCGGCATGGTCTGGCCGCCTTCGGTGAAGGGGATCCTGGTCACCGAATCGGTTCGTGGCGACGGAGGGGTGCTGCGCAATTCCGAGGGCAAGCGGTTCATGTTCGACTACGTCCCGGACGTCTTCAAGGAGAAGTACGCGCAGTCGGAGGAGGAGGGCGACCGCTGGTACGAGGACCCGGACCACAACCGGCGTCCTCCCGAACTGCTGCCGCGCGACGAGGTGGCCCGCGCCATCAACTCCGAGGTGAAGGCCGGCCGCGGCTCCCCGCACGGCGGGGTGTTCCTGGATGTCTCCACCCGTATGCCGGCCGAGGTGATCCGGCGCCGGCTGCCGTCGATGTACCACCAGTTCAAGGAGCTGGCGGATGTCGACATCACGGCAGAGGCGATGGAGGTCGGCCCGACCTGCCACTACGTGATGGGCGGCATCGCCGTCGAGTCAGACACCGCGGCGGCGGTCGGGGTCCCCGGCCTGTTCGCGGCGGGCGAGGTCGCGGGCGGGATGCACGGCTCCAACCGGCTCGGTGGGAATTCCCTGTCCGACCTGCTGGTCTTCGGCCGACGGGCGGGGCTGCACGCCGCCGAGTACGCGCAGGGGCTCGGCGAACGCCCGGCGGTGGAGGAGGTCCAGATCGACGAGGCCGCGGCGGAGGCGCTGCGTCCGTTCAGCGCCGAGGGGCCGCAGCCGGGTGAGGAGAACGGGCGGCCGCCCGAGAACCCGTACACCCTCCACCAGGAGCTCCAGCAGACGATGAACGACCTGGTCGGCATCATCCGCCGCGGGGCCGAGATGGAGCAGGCCCTGGAGAAACTGGCCGATCTGCGGGTACGGGCCAGGCGGGCCGGGGTCGAAGGCCACCGGCAGTTCAACCCCGGCTGGCACCTCTCGCTGGATCTGCGCAACATGCTGCTGGTCAGCGAGTGCATCGCGCGGGCGGCACTGGAGCGCACGGAGAGCCGCGGCGGGCACACGCGCGAGGACTGCCCCACCATGGAGCGCGACTGGCGGCGGGTCAATCTGCTGTGCCAACTGATCGATCCGACCGGCGGGTTGGCGGCCACCGATCCGGTGCGCGGTCAGATCGCGCTCGTACGGAAGATGACCGAGCCCATCCGTTCCGACCTGCTCGCTCTCTTCGAGAAGGAGGAGCTGGTCAAGTACCTCGCCGAAGAGGAGCTCTACGAGTGA
- a CDS encoding ABC transporter family substrate-binding protein: protein MSQVDAPRGRTCSRTLRSVALLTSGVLALPVLTACSSGEDESDAPAAAQDIAPAARDLVADGGTLRWAVDALPTTLNAFQADADAATTRIAGAVLPSLFRLDGRGRPQLNPDYLESAEIVEREPKQVVLYKLNQQAVWSDGREIGAPDFVAQWHALSGRDSAYWTAHNSGYERIEKIEKGASDLQVKITFNKPYADWRSLFTPLYPKEVTGTPDSFNDGARSTLKGMAGPFQLESTDIKAGTATLVRNPRWWGQAAKLERMVLTAVPRDKRAAALAAGSLDIAEIDRHAADRISLALRDKGAGGQALTHGPGAEITPSAALKSWALANGSDDGKARAAQQARRQSADAAEAYANEQTALRGFVLRKSLEPAYTQLALNGESGPLSDDRVRRAVGRALNRKELAEAVLTPLGLPAHPPGSHLALAGQGAYADNSGALGEQSTKEAQALLADAGWTPGGALEKPHPAKAGGEGGSSKKAEPGRQAAPSAKAAPSAKAAPSAKAAPSVKAAPGQASLRTKTEEEQEDRPSDEGMYIVGDDKPANAGHGAETGTGGTRILAPAPGAAIQGDALRQRAEALDDDTENKAGSKVKERRGGVAGAYAPRGTAAPARVARPLGKDGKPLTLRFVLPAGPGSETLRTVGDKISKMLDRIGVHTEITKVGDDAFFRDHIASGAYDLALYSWPATAFPATDARPIFAKPQPASDGSLLVEQNYTRVGSDYIDQLFDQAAAELDEDKARDLVRRADARIWAAAGSIPLYQRPELVAAKPQVVNAGAFGFAAPRYQDIGFKKAESSKTTKK from the coding sequence ATGTCCCAGGTCGACGCCCCACGCGGGAGGACATGCTCCCGAACGCTCCGCTCCGTCGCGCTTCTGACCAGCGGGGTGCTCGCTCTGCCGGTCCTGACCGCCTGCAGTTCGGGCGAGGACGAGAGCGATGCTCCGGCGGCAGCCCAGGACATCGCCCCCGCCGCACGGGACCTGGTCGCCGACGGAGGGACGCTGCGCTGGGCGGTCGACGCGTTGCCCACCACCCTCAATGCCTTCCAGGCCGATGCCGACGCCGCCACGACGCGTATCGCCGGGGCCGTTCTTCCCTCCCTCTTCAGGCTCGACGGGCGCGGCCGTCCGCAGCTCAACCCCGACTACCTCGAGTCCGCCGAGATCGTCGAGCGCGAGCCCAAGCAGGTCGTGCTCTACAAGCTCAATCAGCAGGCGGTGTGGAGCGACGGCCGGGAGATCGGGGCACCCGACTTCGTCGCCCAGTGGCACGCGCTGAGCGGCAGGGACTCCGCGTACTGGACCGCGCACAATTCCGGCTACGAGCGGATCGAGAAGATCGAGAAAGGTGCCAGCGACCTTCAGGTCAAAATCACCTTCAACAAGCCGTACGCGGACTGGCGGTCCCTTTTCACGCCGCTCTACCCCAAGGAAGTGACGGGGACCCCGGACTCCTTCAACGACGGGGCCCGCAGCACGCTCAAGGGGATGGCCGGCCCCTTTCAGCTGGAGTCGACCGACATCAAGGCCGGCACGGCCACGCTCGTACGCAATCCCCGCTGGTGGGGGCAGGCGGCCAAGCTCGAGCGGATGGTGCTGACCGCGGTGCCGCGCGACAAGCGCGCCGCCGCGCTGGCCGCGGGCAGCCTCGACATCGCGGAGATCGACCGGCACGCCGCGGACCGTATCTCTCTCGCGCTACGGGACAAGGGCGCGGGCGGCCAGGCACTCACTCACGGCCCGGGCGCCGAGATCACCCCCTCTGCCGCGCTCAAGTCCTGGGCGCTGGCGAACGGCTCCGACGACGGGAAGGCCCGGGCCGCCCAGCAGGCCCGCAGACAGAGTGCCGATGCGGCCGAGGCGTACGCCAATGAGCAGACGGCCCTCCGCGGTTTCGTGCTCCGCAAGTCGCTGGAGCCCGCGTACACGCAGCTCGCGCTGAACGGTGAGTCCGGCCCGCTCTCCGACGACCGGGTGCGCCGCGCAGTGGGCCGGGCACTGAACCGCAAGGAGCTCGCGGAGGCCGTACTGACCCCGCTCGGGCTGCCGGCCCATCCGCCCGGCAGTCATCTGGCGCTGGCCGGGCAGGGGGCGTACGCCGACAACAGCGGTGCGCTCGGTGAGCAGAGCACCAAGGAGGCGCAGGCGCTGTTGGCCGACGCCGGCTGGACGCCCGGCGGAGCGCTCGAGAAGCCCCACCCGGCCAAGGCGGGCGGTGAGGGCGGCAGCAGCAAGAAAGCCGAACCCGGCCGGCAGGCAGCGCCGAGCGCAAAGGCAGCGCCGAGCGCAAAGGCAGCACCGAGCGCAAAAGCAGCACCGAGCGTAAAAGCAGCCCCGGGCCAGGCGTCGCTCAGGACGAAGACGGAGGAAGAGCAGGAGGACAGGCCGTCCGACGAGGGGATGTACATCGTCGGTGACGACAAGCCCGCCAATGCCGGCCACGGCGCCGAGACCGGCACCGGCGGTACGCGCATTCTCGCCCCCGCCCCCGGGGCGGCCATCCAGGGCGATGCTCTGCGGCAGCGGGCCGAGGCGCTGGACGACGACACCGAGAACAAGGCCGGGTCCAAGGTCAAGGAGCGGAGGGGCGGGGTGGCCGGAGCGTACGCCCCGCGCGGGACCGCGGCACCGGCCCGCGTCGCCCGCCCGCTCGGCAAGGACGGCAAGCCGCTCACGCTGCGCTTCGTCCTCCCCGCGGGGCCCGGCTCCGAGACGCTGCGCACCGTCGGCGACAAGATCTCCAAGATGCTCGACCGCATCGGCGTCCACACCGAGATCACCAAGGTCGGCGACGATGCCTTCTTCAGGGACCACATCGCCTCGGGCGCCTACGACCTGGCCCTTTACTCCTGGCCCGCCACCGCCTTCCCGGCGACCGACGCCCGGCCGATCTTCGCCAAGCCCCAGCCCGCCAGTGACGGCTCGCTCCTGGTGGAGCAGAACTACACCCGCGTCGGCAGCGACTACATCGACCAGCTCTTCGACCAGGCCGCCGCCGAGCTGGACGAGGACAAGGCCCGCGATCTGGTGCGCCGGGCGGACGCCCGGATCTGGGCCGCGGCCGGATCCATTCCGCTCTACCAGCGTCCCGAGCTGGTGGCGGCCAAGCCTCAGGTGGTCAATGCCGGCGCCTTCGGCTTCGCGGCACCCCGGTACCAGGACATTGGGTTCAAGAAGGCCGAAAGTTCGAAGACTACTAAGAAGTAG